In Dolichospermum flos-aquae CCAP 1403/13F, the following proteins share a genomic window:
- a CDS encoding chloride channel protein, which translates to MISLPLLTQYFRNFWQPRKGLAIAEASIIGIVAALSAVLLKQGSGWLGTWRVHTTHIFPAWISLPIIGVSLGFLSGWLVQRLAPEAAGSGIPQVKAALANVPIKLSWRVAFVKLISSIIALGSGLTLGRQGPTVQVGAGLAAGMSRLVPTSPDHRRQMIAAGAGAGLAAAFNAPLAGVLFIIEELLQDLSGLTLGTAIIAAFIGGVISRWLGGGSLQLDLKLIDYSSSFSLLEIPALLILGILAGLLAALFNRGLIFSIQAYRRLHISLPLRVALAGLASGLIMSLLPETFRDNTGLREFMIASEPNIPLAGIVFIAQFILTLIAFGSGAPGGLFAPSLILGSCLGHIIGVCELQVFGFGSPTTYALAGMGGFFSAVSKVPITAIVIVFEMTTDFNLVLPLMVVCVTSYLVAEKVVPGSLYDKLLKLNGIIIKKDSPTEGILTQLTAKDVMQRIVETLESKMTGDEVIKAFSRSHHRGFPVVENNKLVGLVSQTDLQKIRDHLFPHETLLKEIMTPKPVTVTPADRLSHVLYLLDRYQISRLPVVDGKKLIGIITRADIIRAEADHLNGENGVTGPQAEPSYLVYQTRSPSIGRGRLLVTIANPETAPALLEMAAAIARDRHYEIECLQIILVSRHVSPAETPVNTAKSRRLLRQAEGLAKKLHIPIHTQIRVAHDIAQAILETTKERYIDLIFMGWKGNTSTPGRIFGSVVDTIIRQANCDVVLVKLGNNFHSYQQFKRWLIPMAGGPNAPIAIKLLPALVTLENDIEIRLTQVVKPGEVAPDMTVLEESTRQLMRHRNLQSNVVAASLQAESVTAGVIELVKTEDFDVVVLGASREGLLQQAIQGNIPEAIASGVDSTVILVRSAIS; encoded by the coding sequence ATGATTTCCCTGCCATTGCTAACCCAGTATTTTCGGAACTTTTGGCAACCTAGAAAGGGTTTAGCTATTGCAGAAGCATCTATAATTGGGATAGTAGCCGCTTTATCTGCGGTATTACTCAAACAAGGTTCAGGGTGGTTAGGAACATGGCGAGTGCATACTACCCATATTTTTCCAGCTTGGATATCTCTACCGATTATTGGTGTAAGTTTGGGTTTTCTCTCTGGTTGGTTAGTGCAGCGGTTAGCTCCAGAAGCGGCTGGTAGTGGCATTCCCCAAGTTAAAGCTGCTTTGGCGAATGTGCCAATTAAACTATCATGGAGAGTAGCTTTTGTCAAGTTAATCAGTTCGATAATCGCCTTGGGTTCGGGGTTAACCTTGGGAAGACAGGGACCTACAGTTCAAGTTGGTGCGGGGTTAGCAGCGGGTATGAGTCGTTTAGTTCCTACCTCTCCAGATCATCGCCGACAGATGATTGCAGCGGGGGCTGGGGCGGGTTTAGCAGCGGCTTTTAATGCACCTCTAGCCGGGGTATTATTTATTATTGAAGAGTTATTACAAGATCTATCAGGTTTAACTTTAGGAACGGCAATTATTGCTGCTTTTATTGGTGGTGTAATTTCCCGGTGGTTGGGTGGTGGGAGTCTGCAATTAGACTTAAAACTAATTGACTATTCTAGCAGTTTTTCTTTATTAGAAATTCCGGCTTTATTAATTTTAGGAATTTTAGCGGGTTTATTAGCAGCTTTATTTAATCGGGGATTAATTTTCAGTATTCAAGCTTATCGCCGTTTACATATTAGTTTACCTTTACGAGTGGCTTTAGCTGGTTTGGCTTCTGGTTTGATTATGTCCTTACTACCAGAAACTTTTCGAGATAATACAGGTTTGCGGGAGTTTATGATTGCCAGTGAACCGAATATTCCTTTAGCGGGAATTGTCTTTATTGCCCAATTTATTTTAACCTTAATTGCCTTTGGTTCGGGTGCACCAGGAGGATTATTTGCACCAAGTTTAATTTTAGGTTCTTGTTTAGGACATATTATTGGCGTATGCGAATTGCAAGTATTTGGATTTGGTTCACCGACTACCTACGCCTTAGCCGGAATGGGGGGATTTTTTAGCGCGGTTTCCAAAGTTCCGATAACGGCGATTGTCATTGTTTTTGAAATGACGACAGATTTCAATTTAGTATTACCTTTAATGGTGGTATGTGTGACATCTTATCTAGTGGCTGAGAAGGTTGTTCCCGGTTCACTCTATGACAAACTTTTAAAATTAAATGGCATCATTATTAAAAAAGATAGTCCAACGGAAGGGATATTAACTCAATTAACTGCTAAGGATGTCATGCAGCGCATAGTGGAAACTTTAGAATCAAAAATGACAGGAGATGAAGTTATTAAAGCCTTTTCTCGTTCCCATCATCGCGGTTTTCCTGTAGTCGAAAATAATAAATTAGTGGGCTTAGTTTCCCAAACAGATTTACAGAAAATCCGTGATCATCTCTTCCCCCATGAAACTCTTTTAAAAGAGATTATGACACCTAAACCGGTGACGGTGACACCAGCAGATAGATTAAGTCATGTTCTCTATTTATTAGATAGATATCAAATTAGCCGTTTACCTGTAGTAGATGGAAAAAAATTAATTGGGATTATTACCCGTGCCGATATTATTCGCGCCGAGGCAGATCATTTGAATGGCGAAAATGGGGTGACAGGTCCCCAAGCAGAACCTTCTTATTTAGTTTATCAAACTCGATCGCCTAGTATTGGGAGAGGGAGATTATTAGTTACCATTGCTAACCCGGAAACCGCCCCGGCTTTATTAGAAATGGCTGCTGCTATCGCCCGCGATCGCCATTATGAAATAGAATGTTTACAAATCATCTTAGTATCCCGTCATGTTTCTCCAGCGGAAACCCCAGTTAACACCGCTAAAAGTCGCCGTTTACTCCGACAAGCCGAAGGTTTAGCCAAAAAACTGCACATTCCCATTCATACCCAAATTCGTGTCGCCCATGATATCGCCCAAGCTATTTTAGAAACTACCAAGGAACGATATATAGACTTAATTTTCATGGGTTGGAAGGGAAATACATCTACCCCTGGCAGGATTTTTGGCAGCGTAGTAGATACTATAATTCGTCAAGCAAACTGTGATGTTGTCTTGGTCAAATTAGGCAATAATTTCCATTCCTACCAGCAATTTAAACGCTGGTTAATACCAATGGCTGGAGGACCAAATGCACCTATTGCCATTAAATTATTACCTGCTTTAGTAACTTTGGAAAACGACATAGAAATCCGCTTAACTCAGGTAGTTAAACCTGGGGAAGTTGCACCAGATATGACGGTTTTAGAGGAATCTACTCGTCAATTAATGCGTCACCGCAATTTACAAAGTAATGTTGTCGCTGCATCTTTGCAAGCTGAATCTGTTACCGCTGGAGTCATTGAATTAGTCAAAACTGAAGATTTCGACGTTGTAGTTTTGGGTGCTTCTCGTGAGGGATTATTACAACAAGCAATTCAAGGTAATATTCCCGAAGCAATCGCATCTGGTGTTGATAGTACCGTAATTTTAGTCAGAAGTGCAATTTCTTAA
- a CDS encoding serine/threonine-protein kinase — protein sequence MAWLSGQELQNGKYTIEKELGEGGFGITYRARDNQGNFVVIKTLNDAIQKRADFAKFQQDFLNEAIKLAKCSHPHIVQIYEVIHENDLWCMVMEYIDGEDLGTIVENQGILSETEALRYIQQIGSALTVVHDNGLLHRDIKPQNIMLRSGKSEAVLIDFGIAREFSQNLTQTHTQMLADGFAPIEQYDKKAKRGAFTDVYALAATLYSVLTGELPTISPMRAIGTELEEAKKINSSISDKVNQAIIKGMEIKPENRPQSISEWLSLLNIQKTSNNTILSATQIIEDKIIHEFKTHVDYKSSTAGLLIHHKESSSDLALHYHITISDTHAFNFGGNGFAVFRIPRKYHIVESVTLLPKKEVLDRCLIAYELFKTWDYGLLGWNCEHFARLVTTGEAISYQVKESILAFLNNNGYHPLAKEMMDKAYQTAKY from the coding sequence ATGGCTTGGTTATCAGGACAGGAATTACAAAATGGTAAATATACCATAGAAAAAGAATTAGGTGAAGGTGGTTTTGGGATCACTTATCGCGCTAGAGATAATCAGGGAAATTTCGTTGTTATCAAAACTCTAAATGATGCAATCCAAAAACGTGCTGATTTTGCTAAATTTCAACAAGACTTTCTCAACGAAGCCATTAAATTAGCTAAATGTAGTCATCCTCATATTGTCCAAATTTACGAAGTCATTCATGAAAATGATCTTTGGTGTATGGTGATGGAATATATTGATGGGGAAGATTTAGGAACTATAGTAGAAAATCAAGGTATTTTATCTGAAACTGAAGCATTACGCTATATTCAGCAAATTGGATCAGCATTAACTGTAGTTCATGATAATGGCTTATTACATCGAGATATTAAACCACAAAATATCATGTTGCGTTCTGGTAAATCAGAAGCAGTGTTAATTGATTTTGGGATTGCGCGAGAGTTTTCCCAGAATTTAACTCAAACACATACGCAAATGTTAGCTGATGGTTTTGCACCAATTGAACAATATGATAAAAAAGCAAAACGGGGAGCATTTACAGATGTTTATGCTTTAGCTGCAACTTTGTATTCTGTGTTAACTGGAGAATTACCAACTATATCACCAATGAGAGCAATTGGTACAGAATTAGAAGAAGCAAAAAAGATAAATTCTAGTATTAGTGATAAAGTAAATCAGGCGATAATTAAAGGGATGGAAATAAAGCCGGAAAATCGTCCTCAGTCAATAAGTGAGTGGTTATCTCTTTTGAATATCCAAAAAACCAGCAATAATACTATTCTTTCCGCCACACAAATTATTGAAGATAAGATTATTCATGAGTTTAAAACTCATGTTGATTATAAAAGTTCTACAGCAGGATTGCTAATTCATCATAAAGAAAGTAGCTCAGACCTCGCATTGCATTATCATATAACTATCTCTGATACCCACGCCTTTAACTTTGGTGGAAATGGATTTGCTGTATTCCGAATTCCGCGAAAGTATCATATAGTAGAATCAGTGACATTATTGCCGAAAAAAGAAGTCCTTGATAGATGTTTAATTGCTTATGAATTATTCAAAACTTGGGATTATGGTTTATTGGGTTGGAACTGTGAACACTTTGCTAGATTAGTCACAACAGGAGAAGCAATTAGTTATCAAGTGAAAGAGTCAATATTAGCATTTTTAAATAATAATGGTTATCATCCATTAGCAAAAGAAATGATGGACAAAGCTTATCAAACTGCAAAATACTAA
- a CDS encoding ribose-phosphate pyrophosphokinase codes for MNALRGSAVLSSATIPVQSMATGLPDNNRLRLFSGSANLALSQEVARYLGMDLGPMIRKRFADGELYVQIQESIRGCDVYLIQPSCQPVNDHLMELLIMIDACRRASARQITAVIPYYGYARADRKTAGRESITAKLVANLITQAGANRVLAMDLHAAQIQGYFDIPFDHVYGSPVILDYLISKGLQDIVVVSPDVGGVARARAFAKKLNDAPLAIIDKRRQAHNVAEVLNVIGDVRGKIAILVDDMIDTGGTIAAGANLLRQEGASQVYACATHAVFSPPAIERLSSGVFEEVIVTNTIPIPEANQFPQLVTLSVANLLGEAIWRIHEDSSLSSLFR; via the coding sequence ACCCGTCCAGTCAATGGCAACGGGACTACCTGACAATAATCGCTTACGGCTGTTTTCCGGTTCTGCCAATCTGGCACTGTCGCAAGAAGTCGCTCGTTATCTAGGTATGGACTTGGGTCCGATGATTCGCAAAAGATTTGCGGACGGAGAACTTTATGTTCAAATCCAAGAATCTATTCGGGGTTGTGATGTCTATTTAATCCAGCCCAGTTGTCAACCCGTCAATGATCATTTGATGGAATTACTAATTATGATTGATGCCTGTCGTCGGGCTTCTGCACGACAGATTACAGCAGTAATTCCTTACTATGGTTATGCTCGTGCTGACAGAAAAACAGCCGGTAGAGAGTCAATTACTGCGAAATTAGTTGCTAACTTGATTACCCAAGCAGGCGCTAACCGAGTTCTAGCAATGGATTTACACGCAGCTCAAATTCAGGGCTATTTCGATATCCCCTTTGATCATGTATATGGTTCACCAGTTATCCTGGATTATCTCATTAGTAAAGGATTACAGGATATTGTGGTGGTTTCCCCTGACGTGGGTGGGGTCGCACGGGCTAGGGCATTTGCGAAAAAATTGAATGATGCACCTCTAGCAATTATTGACAAACGCCGTCAGGCTCATAATGTTGCCGAAGTCTTAAATGTGATTGGTGATGTGAGAGGCAAAATTGCCATATTGGTGGATGACATGATTGATACTGGCGGTACGATTGCGGCGGGGGCTAATTTACTGCGTCAAGAAGGGGCGAGTCAGGTATATGCCTGTGCTACTCATGCTGTGTTTTCACCACCTGCTATTGAAAGGTTATCAAGTGGGGTCTTTGAGGAGGTTATAGTCACTAATACTATTCCCATCCCAGAGGCTAATCAGTTTCCGCAATTGGTGACGCTTTCAGTCGCTAATCTGCTGGGAGAAGCAATTTGGCGGATTCACGAAGATAGCTCACTCAGTAGTCTATTCCGTTAA
- the typA gene encoding translational GTPase TypA: protein MTLPIRNVAIIAHVDHGKTTLVDALLKQSGIFREGEDVPDCVMDSNDLERERGITILSKNTAVRYKETLINIVDTPGHADFGGEVERVLGMVDGCILIVDANEGPMPQTRFVLKKALEKGLRPIVVINKIDRGQADPHIAVDKVLDLFLELGADEDQCDFKYLFASGMAGFAKESLEAESVDMQPLFNAILRHVPAPVGDPNKPLQLQVTTLDYSEYLGRIVIGKIHNGTIRAGQQAALVVEDGSIVKGKVTKLMGFEGLKRIEMQEATAGYIVAVAGFADAYIGETITDPNEPLALPLIKVDEPTLQMTFWVNDSPFAGQEGKLVTSRQIRDRLYRELETNVALRVEDTDSPDKFLVSGRGELHLGILIETMRREGFEFQVSQPQVIYRTVNGQNCEPFELLALDVPADAVGSCIERLGQRKAEMQDMQPGGGDRTQLEFIVAARGLIGFRGEFMRMTRGEGIMNHSFLDYRPLCGDIEARNKGVLISFEEGVSTSYAMKNCEDRGAFFISEGTKVYKGMIIGEHNRPQDLELNVCKTKQLTNHRSSGGEELTQLQTPIDMNLERALEYIAQDELVEVTPESIRLRKMSKKLVKR, encoded by the coding sequence ATGACGCTCCCAATTCGTAACGTCGCCATTATCGCCCACGTTGACCACGGTAAAACCACCCTGGTTGACGCTCTCCTCAAACAGTCCGGCATTTTCCGCGAAGGCGAAGACGTTCCGGATTGTGTCATGGACTCCAATGATTTAGAGCGGGAACGAGGCATTACAATTCTTTCTAAAAATACAGCGGTTCGCTACAAAGAAACCCTGATTAATATTGTTGATACTCCTGGACACGCTGACTTCGGCGGAGAAGTAGAACGGGTACTCGGCATGGTAGACGGTTGTATTCTGATTGTTGATGCCAATGAAGGACCAATGCCCCAAACCCGCTTTGTCTTGAAAAAGGCTTTGGAAAAAGGTCTCCGTCCTATTGTTGTTATTAACAAGATTGACCGTGGCCAAGCTGACCCCCACATTGCTGTTGATAAGGTCTTGGATCTGTTCTTAGAATTAGGTGCAGATGAAGACCAGTGTGACTTTAAATATTTGTTTGCTTCCGGTATGGCTGGTTTCGCTAAAGAAAGCTTAGAAGCAGAATCAGTAGATATGCAGCCGCTATTTAATGCCATTCTTCGCCACGTTCCTGCACCAGTGGGAGATCCTAACAAGCCTCTACAATTACAAGTTACCACCCTAGATTATTCAGAATATTTAGGCCGGATTGTCATTGGTAAAATCCACAATGGAACTATCCGCGCTGGACAACAAGCTGCTTTGGTAGTAGAAGATGGCAGCATTGTCAAGGGCAAAGTTACCAAGCTGATGGGGTTTGAAGGTTTAAAACGGATAGAGATGCAAGAAGCTACCGCAGGTTATATTGTGGCTGTAGCTGGTTTTGCTGATGCTTATATTGGCGAAACTATTACAGATCCTAATGAACCTCTGGCTCTGCCATTAATTAAGGTGGATGAACCAACTTTGCAAATGACCTTCTGGGTGAATGATTCACCTTTTGCTGGTCAAGAAGGTAAATTGGTAACATCTCGGCAAATCCGCGATCGCTTATACCGCGAATTAGAAACCAACGTAGCTTTGCGCGTTGAAGACACCGACTCTCCTGATAAATTCCTGGTTTCTGGTCGTGGTGAATTACACCTAGGCATCTTAATCGAAACCATGCGCCGTGAGGGTTTTGAGTTCCAAGTATCCCAACCTCAAGTAATTTACCGTACAGTTAACGGTCAAAATTGCGAACCTTTTGAACTTCTAGCATTAGATGTTCCCGCGGACGCAGTTGGTAGCTGTATTGAACGGTTAGGACAACGGAAAGCGGAAATGCAAGATATGCAGCCTGGTGGTGGCGATCGCACCCAACTAGAGTTTATCGTAGCAGCCCGTGGTTTAATCGGTTTCCGAGGTGAATTCATGCGAATGACTCGCGGTGAAGGCATCATGAACCACAGTTTCCTTGATTATCGTCCCCTTTGTGGTGATATTGAAGCCCGGAACAAAGGCGTTCTCATCTCCTTTGAAGAAGGTGTTTCTACTTCCTACGCGATGAAAAACTGTGAAGATAGAGGCGCGTTCTTTATCAGTGAAGGAACTAAGGTTTACAAAGGGATGATTATTGGTGAACATAATCGTCCCCAAGATTTGGAATTGAACGTTTGTAAAACGAAGCAGTTAACCAACCACCGTTCATCTGGTGGTGAAGAACTTACTCAGTTACAAACACCCATAGATATGAATTTAGAACGTGCTTTGGAATACATTGCTCAAGATGAGTTGGTGGAAGTTACACCTGAATCTATTCGTCTTCGCAAGATGTCCAAGAAATTGGTAAAACGCTAA
- a CDS encoding type II toxin-antitoxin system VapC family toxin, producing MSVYFLDSSALVKRYVAEIGSGWVVSLCNPTLKNDVFIAAITAVEITAAISRRTRAGSINIQDATMVYHQLKNDIESEYQVIEITDNIINSGMRLAEKYCLRGYDAVQLAAAESINTLCIANGLPQLTFVSADKELNIAAVSAGLLVKNPHNYSST from the coding sequence ATGTCTGTTTATTTTTTAGATAGCAGCGCCTTAGTTAAACGCTACGTTGCGGAAATAGGTTCAGGTTGGGTTGTTAGCTTGTGCAATCCTACGTTAAAAAATGATGTATTTATTGCTGCTATTACTGCTGTAGAGATTACTGCGGCAATTAGTAGAAGAACGAGGGCTGGAAGTATTAATATTCAAGATGCTACAATGGTCTACCATCAGTTAAAAAATGATATCGAATCTGAATATCAAGTGATAGAAATTACAGACAATATCATTAATTCAGGAATGAGATTAGCTGAAAAATATTGTTTACGCGGCTATGATGCAGTTCAATTAGCTGCTGCTGAGTCCATAAATACCCTTTGCATTGCAAATGGTTTACCTCAATTAACTTTTGTATCTGCTGATAAAGAATTGAATATAGCCGCTGTCAGTGCAGGTTTGCTTGTGAAAAATCCTCACAACTATTCTTCAACCTAA
- a CDS encoding HD domain-containing protein has protein sequence MLSERFTQALTYAHELHATQKRKAGDIPYITHLLGVASIALEYGANEDEAIAALLHDAIEDQGGAATRAEIRRRFGDHVTAIVDGCTDADTTPKPPWKPRKEAYIAHIATASASVLLVSAADKLHNVRSILKDYRIIGDAVWERFQGGKEGTLWYYRSLADAFQKHQITPLVAELERVVAELEILAAYKK, from the coding sequence ATGCTATCAGAAAGATTTACCCAAGCGCTTACCTACGCCCACGAACTCCACGCCACCCAAAAACGCAAAGCTGGGGATATTCCCTATATTACCCATTTACTAGGAGTAGCCAGCATAGCCTTAGAATATGGTGCTAATGAAGATGAAGCGATCGCTGCCTTACTACATGATGCCATAGAAGACCAAGGTGGAGCAGCCACCAGAGCAGAAATTCGCCGGCGGTTTGGGGATCATGTCACTGCTATTGTTGATGGTTGCACAGACGCAGACACCACACCTAAACCCCCTTGGAAACCCCGGAAAGAAGCCTATATTGCCCATATTGCCACCGCTTCCGCTTCAGTATTGCTAGTTTCTGCTGCTGACAAACTCCATAATGTCCGTTCAATTCTTAAAGATTATCGGATTATCGGTGATGCAGTTTGGGAACGGTTTCAAGGTGGCAAAGAAGGCACACTTTGGTATTATCGTTCTTTAGCAGATGCTTTCCAGAAACATCAAATTACGCCCTTAGTGGCAGAATTAGAAAGGGTAGTTGCCGAATTAGAAATTTTAGCTGCATACAAAAAATGA
- a CDS encoding TldD/PmbA family protein, with protein MGSENLLQDTLAQQLLELALKSGAEAAEVYQSRSLSRPVFFEANRLKQLETSQSEGTALRLWRDGCPGLAVAYGDVDPQAMVEKSLALSHLNPPEVVELGSHGGQSYPDLGTSVSVERLINWGKEAIALIRDVYPDILCHSDWECDIENTKLINSKGLNSHHTDTTLSCYMSVEWVRGDDFLSVADGQTQRDQLNPEKVASQILQRLNWAKENIPSPSGRCPVLFTSKAADMLWGTVQSALNGKHILEKASPWADRLGKPVIAPTLTLYQNPAAGPYSCPFDDEGQPTQSLVFIENGILRNFYSDRTTGRQLNSGSTGNGFRPGLGSYPTPGLFNFLIQPGDISLLDLISKMDDGLIIDQMLGSCSGLSGDFSINVDLGYRVKNGQIIGRVKDTMVVGNVYTALKQVVQLGGDADWNGSCYTPSLIVEGLSITGKNS; from the coding sequence ATGGGTTCTGAAAATTTGTTACAAGATACACTGGCTCAACAACTGCTAGAACTTGCCCTCAAGTCTGGTGCTGAGGCTGCGGAAGTGTATCAATCACGATCGCTTTCTCGACCAGTTTTTTTTGAGGCTAACCGTCTCAAACAACTAGAAACCAGTCAATCTGAGGGTACAGCCCTACGACTATGGCGGGATGGTTGTCCCGGTTTGGCGGTAGCTTATGGCGATGTTGATCCCCAAGCTATGGTGGAGAAATCTTTGGCACTGAGTCACTTAAATCCACCAGAAGTAGTAGAATTAGGGAGTCATGGCGGGCAATCCTACCCGGATTTAGGCACATCTGTATCTGTTGAAAGGTTGATTAATTGGGGTAAAGAGGCGATCGCCCTAATTCGTGATGTCTATCCAGATATTCTTTGTCATAGTGACTGGGAATGCGATATAGAAAACACCAAACTCATTAACAGCAAGGGTTTAAATTCTCACCACACTGACACCACACTTAGCTGCTATATGTCAGTAGAATGGGTCAGAGGTGATGATTTTCTCAGTGTTGCTGATGGTCAAACCCAACGCGATCAACTCAATCCAGAGAAAGTAGCCAGTCAAATTTTACAGCGATTAAATTGGGCTAAAGAAAACATTCCTAGTCCCAGTGGTCGCTGTCCTGTATTGTTCACTTCTAAAGCAGCAGATATGCTGTGGGGAACTGTGCAATCAGCTTTGAATGGTAAACACATTTTAGAAAAAGCTTCTCCCTGGGCTGATAGATTGGGTAAACCAGTTATTGCCCCCACCCTTACCCTGTACCAAAATCCAGCAGCAGGACCTTATAGCTGTCCCTTTGATGATGAAGGTCAACCTACTCAGTCATTAGTATTTATCGAAAATGGGATTTTACGGAATTTTTATAGCGATCGCACCACTGGACGACAATTAAACAGTGGTAGCACTGGTAATGGTTTTCGTCCCGGTTTAGGTAGTTATCCCACACCAGGGCTATTTAACTTCCTAATTCAACCCGGTGATATTTCCCTCTTAGACTTAATTAGCAAGATGGATGATGGCTTAATTATCGATCAAATGTTAGGTAGTTGTAGCGGACTATCAGGTGATTTTTCCATCAATGTTGATTTGGGCTATCGGGTCAAAAACGGTCAAATAATTGGCAGGGTAAAAGATACCATGGTAGTAGGGAATGTCTACACAGCCTTGAAACAAGTAGTGCAACTAGGTGGAGATGCAGATTGGAATGGTTCTTGTTATACACCATCACTGATAGTAGAAGGACTATCAATTACTGGGAAAAATAGTTAA
- a CDS encoding serine/threonine-protein kinase: MIIWQPGQQINNGRFIIQGKPLGSGGFGTTYKALEPRTGKLYAIKTLNQQMQLREDFAEQQVKFINEALTIKGFDHKHILKVNEVIQAGELFGVVMEYIDGVTLFQYLQQKGQLAESEALSYIDQIGQALEYIHVKGSLHRDIKPQNILLRQNKQEAVLIDFGLTRSIATKSMTNSGTEGYAPIEQYRRKGSFGSHTDVYALAATLYYLLTADGLNKEGEVSPVPATNRKYDNEPLPAPKHYNSRISQRVNDAILAGMEIEPENRTPTVLKFRENLGLVRTPPPNPLPASEEGGLESSCGMDYRKLRDYLAQGKWKEADEETRRVMLAVAKREKEGWLNIKDIDNFPCEDLRTIDQLWVKYSDGKFGFSVQKRIYQGLGGTREYNYNSEIWRQICDKVGWRKGGNWLHYEDITFDKKAPEGHLPSATFRLEAPVFPRGDGGHHPWVGLLSRRDL; this comes from the coding sequence ATGATTATTTGGCAACCAGGGCAACAAATTAACAACGGTAGATTTATTATTCAAGGTAAACCCTTGGGTAGTGGTGGTTTTGGGACTACCTACAAAGCCTTAGAACCCAGAACAGGTAAATTATACGCCATTAAAACCCTCAACCAGCAAATGCAATTGCGAGAGGATTTTGCAGAACAACAGGTTAAGTTTATTAACGAAGCCTTGACAATTAAAGGTTTTGATCATAAGCATATTCTCAAAGTCAATGAAGTCATTCAAGCAGGTGAGCTTTTTGGCGTGGTGATGGAATATATTGATGGAGTAACTTTATTTCAATATCTTCAGCAAAAGGGACAACTTGCTGAAAGTGAAGCACTATCATATATAGATCAAATTGGTCAGGCTTTAGAATATATTCACGTCAAAGGCAGTTTACACCGCGACATTAAGCCTCAAAATATTCTTTTACGTCAAAATAAACAAGAAGCAGTTTTAATTGATTTTGGTTTAACTCGCAGTATTGCTACTAAAAGCATGACAAATTCTGGCACAGAAGGTTATGCACCTATTGAACAATATCGTCGGAAAGGGAGTTTTGGTTCTCATACCGATGTTTACGCTTTAGCTGCTACTTTATATTATCTGCTGACGGCTGATGGACTCAACAAAGAGGGGGAAGTTAGTCCAGTACCCGCAACTAACCGGAAATATGATAATGAACCTTTACCAGCGCCAAAACATTATAATTCTCGCATTAGTCAGAGGGTGAATGATGCTATTTTAGCAGGGATGGAAATAGAACCGGAAAACCGGACTCCGACGGTTTTGAAGTTTCGGGAAAATTTGGGTTTGGTAAGAACCCCACCCCCTAACCCCCTCCCCGCAAGCGAGGAGGGGGGACTAGAATCATCCTGTGGAATGGACTACAGGAAACTGCGTGACTACCTCGCACAAGGGAAATGGAAAGAAGCAGACGAGGAAACAAGACGGGTCATGTTAGCAGTTGCGAAACGGGAAAAGGAAGGTTGGTTAAATATTAAAGATATTGATAATTTTCCCTGTGAAGACCTCCGCACCATTGACCAGTTGTGGGTAAAATACAGTGATGGTAAGTTTGGTTTTTCTGTGCAGAAACGAATTTATCAAGGTTTGGGTGGAACGAGAGAATATAACTATAACAGCGAAATTTGGAGACAGATTTGTGACAAGGTAGGATGGAGAAAAGGAGGAAACTGGTTGCACTACGAAGATATTACTTTTGACAAGAAAGCACCAGAAGGCCACCTCCCCTCTGCAACCTTTCGCTTAGAAGCACCGGTGTTCCCCAGGGGGGATGGGGGACACCACCCCTGGGTGGGTCTTCTCTCGCGTCGAGACTTGTAG